The following are encoded together in the Streptomyces asoensis genome:
- the serS gene encoding serine--tRNA ligase: MIDLRLLREDPDRARASQRARGEDVALVDSLLSADERRRSSGVRFDELRAEQRALGKLIPKASADEKAELLKKASQLAADVKAADAERDAADAETQELLQRLGNLVHPDVPVGGEEDFVTLETHGAIRDFGAEGFEPKDHLELGKILGAIDVERGAKVSGSRFYFLTGVGALLELALVNAAIAQATAAGFTPMLTPALVRPQSMAGTGFLGQAAQDVYHLDKDDLYLVGTSEVPLAAYHMDEIIDAEKLPLRYAGFSPCFRREAGSHGKDTKGIFRVHQFDKVEMFSYVKPEDSQAEHQRLLAWEKQWLSSLELPFRVIDVATGDLGSSAARKFDCEAWIPTQGKYRELTSTSDCTEFQSRRLSIRVREGKQVRPLATLNGTLCAVPRTIVAILENHQQADGSVYVPEVLRPYLGGREILEPVAK; the protein is encoded by the coding sequence GTGATTGACCTTCGCCTGCTCCGTGAGGACCCCGACCGTGCGCGCGCTTCCCAGCGCGCCCGTGGAGAGGACGTCGCGCTCGTCGACTCCCTCCTCTCCGCCGACGAGCGGCGCAGGTCGTCCGGCGTCCGCTTCGACGAGCTGCGTGCCGAGCAGAGGGCGCTCGGCAAGCTCATCCCCAAGGCCTCCGCGGACGAGAAGGCCGAGCTGCTGAAGAAGGCGAGCCAGCTCGCCGCCGACGTCAAGGCCGCCGACGCCGAGCGCGACGCCGCCGACGCCGAGACCCAGGAGCTGCTCCAGCGGCTCGGCAACCTCGTGCACCCCGACGTGCCCGTGGGCGGCGAGGAGGACTTCGTCACGCTCGAGACGCACGGCGCGATCCGCGACTTCGGCGCCGAGGGCTTCGAGCCCAAGGACCACCTGGAGCTCGGCAAGATCCTCGGCGCGATCGACGTCGAGCGCGGCGCCAAGGTCTCCGGCTCCCGCTTCTACTTCCTCACCGGCGTCGGCGCCCTGCTCGAGCTGGCCCTGGTGAACGCGGCGATCGCGCAGGCCACGGCCGCCGGCTTCACGCCGATGCTGACCCCGGCGCTGGTCCGCCCCCAGTCCATGGCGGGCACCGGCTTCCTCGGCCAGGCGGCCCAGGACGTCTACCACCTGGACAAGGACGACCTCTACCTCGTCGGCACCTCCGAGGTCCCCCTCGCCGCGTACCACATGGACGAGATCATCGACGCGGAGAAGCTGCCGCTGCGCTACGCGGGCTTCTCGCCGTGCTTCCGCCGCGAGGCCGGTTCGCACGGCAAGGACACCAAGGGCATCTTCCGCGTCCACCAGTTCGACAAGGTGGAGATGTTCTCGTACGTCAAGCCCGAGGACTCGCAGGCCGAGCACCAGCGCCTGCTGGCCTGGGAGAAGCAGTGGCTGTCGTCGCTGGAGCTGCCGTTCCGGGTCATCGACGTCGCCACCGGTGACCTCGGCTCCTCGGCCGCCCGCAAGTTCGACTGCGAGGCGTGGATCCCGACGCAGGGCAAGTACCGCGAGCTGACCTCGACGTCGGACTGCACCGAGTTCCAGTCGCGCCGGCTGTCGATCCGCGTCCGCGAGGGCAAGCAGGTCCGCCCGCTGGCCACGCTCAACGGCACGCTGTGCGCCGTCCCCCGCACGATCGTCGCGATCCTGGAGAACCACCAGCAGGCCGACGGCTCCGTGTACGTGCCCGAGGTGCTGCGCCCGTACCTCGGCGGCCGGGAGATCCTGGAGCCGGTGGCCAAGTGA
- a CDS encoding HAD family hydrolase, with the protein MSGAFPYRLIATDLDGTLLRSDESVSQRTRDALAAATAAGASHIVVTGRGVAWTRHVLDDLGYDGLAVCGQGAQVYDAGAHRLLTSVTLDRQLAGVALAKIEAEVGPLYLAASRDGLDGDVLVGPGYALTGALPSTPFTDASDLWSAPLSKIYIQHPELSDDALAEAARRAAGGFVTVAMAGAGIVELLPLGLSKATGLSLAARRLGLKAADTIAFGDMPNDIPMFAWAARSVAMANAHEELKAVADEVTASNEEDGVATKLESLLPH; encoded by the coding sequence GTGAGCGGCGCCTTCCCCTACCGCCTGATCGCGACCGACCTCGACGGGACGCTCCTGCGCTCCGACGAGTCGGTCTCGCAGCGCACGCGTGACGCCCTCGCCGCGGCCACCGCGGCGGGCGCCTCGCACATCGTGGTCACGGGCCGCGGGGTCGCGTGGACCCGGCACGTCCTCGACGACCTCGGCTACGACGGTCTCGCGGTCTGCGGTCAGGGCGCCCAGGTCTACGATGCCGGCGCGCACCGCCTGCTGACCTCGGTGACCCTGGACCGGCAGCTGGCCGGGGTGGCGCTCGCCAAGATCGAGGCGGAGGTCGGCCCGCTGTACCTCGCGGCGAGCCGCGACGGCCTGGACGGAGACGTGCTGGTCGGGCCCGGCTACGCGCTCACCGGCGCGTTGCCGTCGACGCCGTTCACCGACGCGTCCGACCTCTGGTCGGCGCCGCTGAGCAAGATCTACATACAGCATCCGGAGCTGTCGGACGACGCGCTGGCCGAGGCTGCCCGCCGGGCCGCGGGCGGCTTCGTGACGGTCGCCATGGCCGGAGCGGGCATCGTGGAACTGCTGCCCCTGGGCCTCTCCAAGGCCACGGGCCTCTCCCTGGCGGCCCGCCGCCTGGGCCTGAAGGCCGCCGACACGATCGCCTTCGGCGACATGCCCAACGACATCCCGATGTTCGCCTGGGCCGCCCGGAGCGTGGCCATGGCCAACGCCCACGAGGAACTGAAGGCCGTCGCCGACGAGGTGACCGCCTCCAACGAGGAAGACGGCGTGGCCACAAAACTCGAATCCCTCCTCCCCCACTGA
- a CDS encoding ABC transporter ATP-binding protein: MIVTESLSKRFPRVTALDRLSVDVGPGVTGLVGANGAGKSTLIKILLGLSPATEGRAEVLGLDVATKGAAIRERVGYMPEHDCLPPDVSATEFVVHMARMSGLPPTAARERTADTLRHVGLYEERYRPIGGYSTGMKQRVKLAQALVHDPQLVFLDEPTNGLDPVGRDEMLGLIRRIHTDFGISVLVTSHLLGELERTCDHVVVVDGGKLLRSSSTTDFTQTTTTLAIEVTDTDEHPDGTRAVREALHARGVEVLDADSGLPGAGHVLLLTARGEDTYDVVRDVVADLGLGLVRMEQRRHHISEVFTDSGTSNDQQHKEAVGHGG; the protein is encoded by the coding sequence GTGATCGTGACCGAAAGCCTGAGCAAGCGGTTCCCCCGGGTGACCGCGCTTGACCGGCTCTCCGTGGACGTCGGGCCCGGTGTGACCGGGCTCGTCGGCGCCAACGGAGCCGGCAAGTCCACACTGATCAAGATCCTGCTGGGTCTGTCGCCCGCCACCGAGGGCCGAGCCGAGGTGCTCGGTCTCGACGTCGCGACCAAGGGCGCCGCCATCCGCGAGCGCGTCGGCTACATGCCGGAACACGACTGCCTGCCGCCCGACGTCTCGGCCACCGAGTTCGTCGTGCACATGGCCCGCATGTCCGGCCTGCCGCCGACCGCCGCCCGCGAGCGCACCGCGGACACACTGCGCCACGTCGGCCTGTACGAGGAGCGCTACCGGCCCATCGGCGGCTACTCCACCGGCATGAAGCAGCGCGTGAAGCTCGCCCAGGCCCTCGTCCACGACCCGCAGCTGGTCTTCCTGGACGAGCCGACCAACGGGCTCGACCCGGTCGGCCGGGACGAGATGCTCGGGCTCATCCGCCGCATCCACACCGACTTCGGCATCTCGGTCCTGGTCACCTCCCACCTGCTGGGCGAACTGGAACGCACCTGCGACCACGTCGTCGTCGTCGACGGCGGCAAGCTCCTGCGCTCCAGCTCCACCACCGACTTCACCCAGACCACCACCACCCTCGCCATCGAGGTCACCGACACCGACGAGCACCCGGACGGCACCCGCGCGGTCCGCGAGGCGCTGCACGCGCGCGGCGTCGAGGTCCTGGACGCCGACAGCGGCCTGCCGGGAGCGGGCCACGTCCTGCTCCTGACCGCCCGCGGCGAGGACACGTACGACGTCGTCCGGGACGTGGTCGCCGACCTCGGCCTCGGTCTGGTGCGCATGGAACAGCGCAGGCACCACATCTCCGAGGTCTTCACCGACTCCGGCACCAGCAACGACCAGCAGCACAAGGAGGCCGTCGGCCATGGCGGTTGA
- a CDS encoding LLM class flavin-dependent oxidoreductase, with amino-acid sequence MSLRLSTVILPYQRWNEGGRSPWTRAEQLGFHSAYTYDHLSWRTFRDGPWFGALPTLTAAAAVTDRLRLGTLVTSPNFRHPVTLAKELISLDDISGGRVTLGIGAGGTGFDATALGQEPWTPRERADRLAEFVPLLDRLLTEDSVSYEGDYYSAHEARNIPGCVQRPRLPFAIAATGPRGLRLAAQYGQAWVTTGDPKLYEEGTPEQSVQAIRGQVDKLTDACAARGRDVQELDKILLTGFTPDRGRPLESLNAFVDFAGRHRELGFTEIVVHWPIADSVFAADEKVFEQIAMEAPAQLR; translated from the coding sequence ATGAGCCTGCGCCTGAGCACCGTGATCCTCCCGTACCAGCGCTGGAACGAGGGGGGCCGTTCCCCGTGGACACGGGCCGAGCAGCTCGGCTTCCACAGCGCGTACACCTACGACCACCTGTCCTGGCGCACCTTCCGTGACGGCCCGTGGTTCGGCGCCCTTCCGACGCTCACCGCCGCCGCGGCCGTCACCGACCGGCTGCGCCTGGGCACGCTCGTGACCTCCCCGAACTTCCGGCACCCGGTGACGCTCGCCAAGGAGCTGATCTCCCTGGACGACATCTCGGGCGGCCGGGTGACCCTGGGGATCGGCGCGGGCGGCACCGGCTTCGACGCCACCGCCCTCGGGCAGGAGCCGTGGACCCCGCGCGAGCGGGCGGACCGCCTCGCCGAGTTCGTACCGCTGCTGGACCGGCTGCTCACCGAGGACTCCGTCTCCTATGAAGGCGACTACTACTCGGCGCACGAGGCTCGGAACATCCCGGGCTGCGTCCAGCGCCCGCGGCTGCCCTTCGCGATCGCCGCGACCGGACCCCGCGGACTGCGGCTCGCGGCACAGTACGGACAGGCCTGGGTGACCACGGGCGACCCCAAGCTGTACGAGGAGGGCACCCCCGAGCAGTCGGTTCAGGCCATTCGCGGCCAGGTCGACAAGCTCACCGACGCATGCGCCGCACGCGGGCGGGACGTGCAGGAATTGGACAAGATCCTGCTCACGGGCTTCACCCCGGACCGCGGCCGTCCGCTGGAGTCCCTCAACGCCTTCGTCGACTTCGCGGGACGGCACCGGGAGCTCGGCTTCACGGAGATCGTGGTCCACTGGCCCATCGCCGACTCCGTGTTCGCGGCGGACGAGAAGGTCTTCGAGCAGATCGCCATGGAGGCGCCGGCGCAACTGCGCTGA
- a CDS encoding ABC transporter permease subunit: protein MYDPTVARLTYRALLGRRRALILGALPLLLIAISVVVRGLAGADDQTASDLLGGLALATMVPIIGVIAGTGAIGPEIDDGSVVYLLSKPLKRPTIIFTKLIVAIAVTMVFSALPTLVAGFILNGNGQQIAVAYTVAALVSSIAYAAVFLLLGTVSRHAVVFGLVYALVWEALFGSLVPGARTLSIQQWSLAVAHKVAGGDLVTSDVGLTTATVLLVVVTVLATWYAGQKLRALKLAGEE from the coding sequence ATGTACGACCCCACAGTCGCCCGGCTCACCTACCGAGCCCTGCTCGGCCGTCGCCGGGCCCTCATTCTGGGCGCCCTGCCCCTGCTGCTGATCGCCATCTCGGTGGTGGTGCGCGGCCTCGCGGGCGCCGACGACCAGACGGCGTCCGACCTGCTCGGCGGGCTCGCGCTCGCCACCATGGTGCCGATCATCGGCGTCATCGCCGGCACGGGCGCGATCGGTCCGGAGATCGACGACGGCTCCGTCGTCTACCTGCTCTCCAAGCCGCTGAAGCGGCCCACGATCATCTTCACCAAGCTGATCGTGGCGATCGCCGTGACGATGGTCTTCTCGGCGCTGCCGACGCTCGTCGCCGGGTTCATCCTCAACGGCAACGGCCAGCAGATCGCCGTCGCCTACACGGTGGCCGCGCTGGTCTCCTCCATCGCCTACGCGGCGGTGTTCCTGCTGCTGGGCACGGTGTCCCGGCACGCGGTGGTCTTCGGGCTCGTCTACGCGCTCGTCTGGGAGGCGCTGTTCGGCTCCCTCGTGCCCGGTGCGCGCACGCTCAGCATTCAGCAGTGGTCGCTGGCCGTCGCCCACAAGGTGGCCGGCGGGGACCTCGTCACCTCCGACGTCGGGCTGACGACGGCGACGGTGCTGCTGGTCGTGGTGACCGTGCTGGCCACCTGGTACGCGGGACAGAAGCTGCGGGCGCTGAAGCTCGCGGGCGAGGAGTGA
- a CDS encoding HAD-IIB family hydrolase, with product MRENGPVTSATRQPETPAAALPPRLIATDLDGTLLRDDKSVSPRTVAALAAAEEAGIEVFFVTGRPARWMDVVSDHVHGHGLAICGNGAAVVDLHGGTGAHRFVKVRELARENALDAVRLLREAAPGTMYAVEQTYGFYQEPEYPKMHLEIPDSLAPAERLLAPDAPGAGEPVLKILAFHPTLDPDAFLTVARLAIGDRANVTRSSPSALLEISGPDVSKASTLALCCAERGISHEEVVAFGDMPNDVEMLTWAGRSYAMGNAHPDVVAAASGRTVANNEDGVAVVIERLLADRG from the coding sequence ATGCGGGAGAATGGCCCGGTGACCTCAGCGACTCGACAGCCCGAGACCCCGGCCGCCGCTCTCCCGCCGCGGCTGATCGCCACCGATCTCGACGGCACCCTGCTGCGCGACGACAAGTCGGTCTCCCCGCGCACGGTCGCCGCCCTCGCCGCCGCCGAGGAGGCGGGCATCGAGGTCTTCTTCGTCACCGGCCGCCCGGCCCGCTGGATGGACGTGGTCAGCGACCACGTCCACGGGCACGGCCTGGCGATCTGCGGCAACGGTGCCGCCGTGGTCGACCTGCACGGCGGCACCGGCGCCCACCGGTTCGTGAAGGTGCGCGAGCTGGCGCGGGAGAACGCGCTGGACGCCGTGCGGCTGCTGCGGGAGGCGGCGCCCGGAACCATGTACGCGGTCGAGCAGACGTACGGCTTCTACCAGGAGCCGGAGTATCCCAAGATGCACCTGGAGATACCCGACAGCCTCGCGCCGGCCGAACGGCTGCTGGCGCCGGACGCACCCGGTGCCGGGGAACCCGTACTGAAGATCCTCGCGTTCCACCCCACCCTCGACCCGGACGCCTTCCTCACCGTCGCCCGGCTGGCGATCGGTGACCGCGCCAACGTCACCCGCTCCAGCCCCAGCGCCCTGCTGGAGATCAGCGGTCCCGACGTCTCCAAGGCCAGCACCCTCGCCCTGTGCTGCGCGGAACGCGGCATCTCCCACGAGGAGGTCGTCGCCTTCGGCGACATGCCGAACGACGTCGAGATGCTGACCTGGGCAGGCCGGTCCTACGCGATGGGCAACGCGCACCCGGACGTGGTCGCGGCGGCCTCCGGGCGGACCGTCGCCAACAACGAGGACGGCGTCGCCGTCGTCATCGAGCGGCTGCTCGCCGATCGGGGCTAG
- a CDS encoding ABC transporter permease, translated as MAVEHPVAAPTGGPDQTRIHNIGYRSYDGPRLGRAYARRSLYSQSLRGAYGLGRSVKSKVLPMLLFVVMCVPAAIMVAVAVATKAKELPVDYTRYAIIMQAVISLYVASQAPQSVSRDLRFKTVPLYFSRPIETSDYVRAKFAALASALFVLTAAPLLVLYIGALLAKLDFADQTKGFAQGIVSVALLSLLFAGLGLVIASVTPRRGFGIAAVIAVLTISYGAVSTLQAIADAQNSTGSIPWIGLFSPVTLIDGVQSAFLGAASAFPGAIGPSHGEGAVYVLVVLGLIAASYGLLVRRYRRIGL; from the coding sequence ATGGCGGTTGAGCACCCGGTCGCCGCCCCCACGGGCGGGCCCGACCAGACCCGCATCCACAACATCGGCTACCGCAGCTACGACGGGCCCCGCCTGGGCCGCGCCTACGCCCGCCGCTCCCTCTACTCGCAGTCCCTGCGCGGCGCCTACGGCCTCGGCCGTTCGGTGAAGTCCAAGGTGCTGCCGATGCTGCTGTTCGTCGTGATGTGCGTTCCCGCGGCCATCATGGTCGCCGTCGCGGTCGCCACCAAGGCCAAGGAACTGCCCGTCGACTACACGCGTTACGCGATCATCATGCAGGCCGTCATCAGCCTGTACGTCGCCTCGCAGGCACCCCAGTCCGTCTCGCGCGACCTGCGCTTCAAGACCGTGCCGCTGTATTTCTCGCGGCCCATCGAGACGTCCGACTACGTGCGCGCGAAGTTCGCGGCGCTGGCCTCGGCGCTCTTCGTGCTCACCGCCGCCCCGCTGCTGGTGCTGTACATCGGCGCGCTGCTGGCCAAGCTGGACTTCGCCGACCAGACCAAGGGCTTCGCCCAGGGAATCGTGTCCGTGGCACTGCTCTCACTGCTCTTCGCCGGCCTCGGCCTGGTCATCGCCTCGGTGACCCCGCGGCGCGGCTTCGGCATCGCCGCCGTCATCGCCGTACTGACCATCTCCTACGGCGCCGTCTCCACGCTCCAGGCCATCGCCGACGCGCAGAACAGCACCGGTTCCATCCCCTGGATCGGCCTGTTCTCGCCGGTCACCCTCATCGACGGCGTGCAGTCCGCGTTCCTGGGAGCCGCCTCCGCCTTCCCGGGCGCGATCGGCCCGTCCCACGGGGAGGGCGCCGTCTACGTGCTCGTCGTCCTCGGACTCATCGCCGCGAGCTACGGCCTCCTGGTGCGCCGCTACCGAAGGATCGGACTGTGA
- a CDS encoding RNA 2'-phosphotransferase: protein MNETDRDERRTVKVSKYLSKHLRHQPERIGLTLDEAGWVEIDDLIAAATAHGFRFTRDELDHVVAANDKKRFAVDGSRIRASQGHSVEVDLGLPPATPPPYLYHGTVGRSLEAIRAEGLRPMNRHDVHLSADRETANRVGARRGRPVVLAVDAAAMHREGHVFHVSANGVWLTKAVPVRYLRFPEHH, encoded by the coding sequence ATGAACGAGACGGACAGGGACGAGAGACGCACCGTGAAGGTGTCGAAATACCTCTCGAAGCACCTGCGGCACCAGCCCGAGCGCATCGGCCTCACGCTCGACGAAGCCGGCTGGGTGGAGATCGACGACCTGATCGCGGCGGCCACGGCGCACGGCTTCCGCTTCACCCGTGACGAGCTGGACCATGTCGTCGCCGCGAACGACAAGAAGCGCTTCGCGGTCGACGGCAGCCGCATCCGCGCCAGCCAGGGCCACAGCGTCGAGGTCGACCTGGGGCTGCCCCCGGCGACCCCGCCGCCGTACCTCTACCACGGGACGGTGGGCCGCTCGCTGGAAGCGATCCGGGCCGAGGGGCTACGGCCCATGAACCGGCACGACGTGCACCTCTCCGCCGACCGGGAGACCGCGAACCGGGTGGGAGCACGCCGTGGCCGCCCGGTGGTCCTCGCCGTGGACGCGGCCGCCATGCACCGCGAAGGCCATGTCTTCCACGTCAGCGCCAACGGTGTGTGGCTGACCAAAGCCGTACCCGTGCGCTACCTGCGCTTCCCCGAACACCACTGA
- a CDS encoding ABC transporter ATP-binding protein, which translates to MTTLSIDHVSRWFGNVVAVNDITMTIGPGVTGLLGPNGAGKSTLINMMGGFLAPSTGTVTLDGQPVWRNEAIYRHIGIVPEREAMYDFLTGREFVVANAELHGLGAKAAQQALATVEMEYAQDRKISTYSKGMRQRVKMASALVHEPSLLLLDEPFNGMDPRQRMQLMDLLRRMGDEGRTVLFSSHILEEVEQLAWHIEVVVAGRHAASGDFRKIRRLMTDRPHRYLVRSSDDRALAAALIADPSTSGIEVDLAEGALRVQAVDFGRFTALLPRVARDHGIRLLTVSPSDESLESVFSYLVAA; encoded by the coding sequence GTGACCACGCTCAGCATCGACCACGTCTCCCGCTGGTTCGGCAACGTGGTCGCCGTCAACGACATCACCATGACCATCGGTCCGGGCGTCACCGGTCTGCTCGGTCCCAACGGCGCCGGCAAGTCCACCCTCATCAACATGATGGGCGGCTTCCTGGCCCCCTCCACCGGCACGGTCACCCTCGACGGGCAGCCGGTCTGGCGCAACGAGGCGATCTACCGGCACATCGGCATCGTCCCCGAGCGGGAGGCGATGTACGACTTCCTCACCGGCCGCGAGTTCGTGGTGGCCAACGCCGAGCTGCACGGTCTGGGCGCCAAGGCCGCCCAGCAGGCGCTCGCCACGGTCGAGATGGAGTACGCGCAGGACCGCAAGATCTCCACGTACTCCAAGGGCATGCGGCAGCGCGTGAAGATGGCCAGCGCCCTCGTCCACGAGCCGTCGCTGCTCCTGCTCGACGAGCCCTTCAACGGCATGGACCCGCGGCAGCGCATGCAGCTCATGGACCTGCTGCGGCGCATGGGCGACGAGGGCCGCACGGTGCTGTTCTCGTCCCACATCCTCGAAGAGGTCGAGCAGCTCGCCTGGCACATCGAGGTCGTGGTCGCCGGTCGGCACGCGGCCAGCGGTGACTTCCGCAAGATCCGCCGCCTGATGACCGACCGCCCGCACCGCTACCTCGTGCGCTCCAGCGACGACCGCGCCCTCGCGGCCGCGCTGATCGCCGACCCGTCGACGTCCGGCATCGAGGTCGACCTCGCCGAGGGCGCGCTGCGCGTCCAGGCCGTCGACTTCGGCCGCTTCACCGCACTGCTGCCCAGGGTCGCCAGGGACCACGGCATCCGGCTGCTGACCGTCTCGCCGTCCGACGAGTCGCTCGAGTCCGTCTTCTCGTATCTCGTCGCGGCGTAG
- a CDS encoding SDR family oxidoreductase: protein MTLPEGVRERRVRSGGIELCVAELGDPGQPTVVLVHGYPDSKEVWSEVASRLADVHGLHVVLYDVRGHGRSGAPRPLRGGFTLDKLTDDFLAVVDAVSPDRPVHLVGHDWGSVQAWEFVTVERTRGRIASFTSMSGPSLDHFGHWINKRLARPTPRRIGQLLGQGAKSWYVYLLHTPTLPELAWRGPLGKRWPGILRRIEKVPSGNYPTPSLPSDAAHGAWLYRDNVRPRLRRPRPDAHAHAPVQLVTPTGDRFLSERLYDELEQWVPRLTRRSLPAGHWVPRTRPDLLATWIDDFVASVETDGEGAVGTTGASDSAVGPGRTPADARYAERFGGRLVLVSGAGSGIGRATALAFAAAGARVIAVDRDAESAARTAETCLLSGARGAWAETADVSDERAMEQLAEKVHAEHGVLDVLVNNAGIGLSGSFFDTTPDDWRRVLDVNLWGVIHGCRLFGRRMAERGQGGHIVNTASAAAYLPSRVLPAYSTSKAAVLMLSECLRAELAGRDIGVTAVCPGLVNTNITATAAFVGVDAEEQQRRRDRSTRAYGIRNYPPEKVADAILRAVVRNEAVVPVTAEARGARALSRFLPGALRALARVTPLS, encoded by the coding sequence GTGACGTTGCCGGAGGGCGTGCGTGAGCGGCGGGTGCGAAGCGGCGGAATCGAGCTGTGCGTGGCCGAGCTGGGGGACCCCGGACAGCCGACGGTCGTCCTGGTCCACGGCTACCCGGACAGCAAGGAGGTCTGGTCCGAGGTCGCGTCCCGGCTGGCGGACGTCCACGGGCTGCACGTGGTGCTGTACGACGTCCGCGGGCACGGGCGTTCCGGCGCGCCGCGGCCGCTGCGGGGCGGGTTCACCCTGGACAAGCTCACGGACGACTTCCTGGCGGTCGTGGACGCGGTCAGCCCGGACCGGCCGGTGCACCTCGTGGGGCACGACTGGGGATCGGTGCAGGCCTGGGAGTTCGTGACGGTCGAGCGCACCCGGGGGCGCATCGCGTCCTTCACCTCGATGTCCGGTCCTTCCCTCGACCACTTCGGCCACTGGATCAACAAGCGTCTGGCGCGGCCCACTCCGCGCCGCATCGGTCAACTCCTCGGCCAGGGCGCCAAGTCCTGGTACGTGTACCTGCTGCACACCCCGACGCTGCCCGAACTGGCCTGGCGCGGACCGCTCGGCAAGCGCTGGCCGGGCATCCTGCGGCGGATCGAGAAGGTCCCGTCCGGCAACTACCCGACGCCGTCGCTGCCTTCGGACGCGGCCCACGGCGCCTGGCTGTACCGCGACAACGTGCGGCCCAGGCTGCGCCGTCCCCGCCCCGACGCGCACGCCCACGCGCCCGTGCAGCTCGTCACGCCCACCGGGGACCGGTTCCTGTCCGAGCGCCTCTACGACGAACTGGAGCAGTGGGTACCGCGGTTGACCCGGCGCTCCCTGCCGGCCGGGCACTGGGTCCCGCGCACCCGGCCCGACCTGCTCGCGACCTGGATCGACGACTTCGTCGCCTCGGTCGAGACGGACGGGGAGGGCGCCGTCGGGACAACGGGGGCCTCGGACAGCGCAGTCGGGCCGGGACGCACACCCGCCGACGCCCGGTACGCCGAACGTTTCGGTGGCCGGCTGGTCCTGGTCAGCGGCGCGGGCAGCGGCATCGGCCGGGCCACGGCACTGGCGTTCGCGGCTGCGGGCGCCCGGGTGATCGCCGTCGACCGGGACGCGGAGAGCGCGGCCCGCACCGCCGAGACGTGCCTCCTGTCGGGCGCGCGCGGGGCCTGGGCGGAGACGGCCGACGTCTCCGACGAGCGGGCGATGGAACAGCTGGCGGAGAAAGTCCACGCGGAACACGGCGTGTTGGACGTGCTGGTGAACAACGCCGGCATCGGCCTGTCGGGCTCCTTCTTCGACACGACGCCGGACGACTGGCGCCGCGTCCTTGACGTCAACCTGTGGGGGGTCATCCACGGGTGCCGTCTCTTCGGGCGGCGGATGGCCGAGCGCGGACAGGGCGGTCACATCGTCAACACCGCTTCGGCGGCGGCCTATCTGCCGTCCCGGGTGCTGCCCGCCTACAGCACGTCCAAGGCGGCCGTCCTGATGCTGAGCGAGTGCCTGCGCGCGGAACTGGCCGGGCGGGACATCGGCGTCACGGCCGTCTGCCCCGGCCTGGTGAACACCAACATCACTGCCACGGCCGCCTTCGTGGGGGTGGACGCCGAGGAGCAGCAGCGCCGCCGCGATCGCTCCACGCGCGCGTACGGCATACGCAACTACCCTCCGGAGAAGGTGGCGGACGCGATCCTGCGGGCGGTCGTGCGCAACGAGGCGGTGGTGCCGGTCACCGCCGAGGCGCGGGGCGCCCGTGCGCTGTCGCGTTTTCTGCCGGGGGCGTTGAGGGCACTGGCGCGCGTCACACCTCTGTCGTGA
- a CDS encoding AraC family transcriptional regulator, which translates to MLERLNQAMDHIEDRLDGSIDVAELARGAATSEYHLRRMFSALAGMPLSEYIRRRRLTVAGAEVLAGAGPLLEIAVRYGYGSGEAFARAFRAVHGVGPGEARRTGAALVSQPRLTFRLTVEGSSSMRYRVVDRPAFTVAGLKARVPLVHLGPNQAIIDFVRGIDPRVLERLEDLSDQEPRGIVAVCDDLDPSRAEGTELDYYQGVVTSAAAPEGTAGLSVPAGTWAVFTTSGPAPQAIQELWRDVFTQWFPSNPYRTRPGPEILRTRFAVDRAEAEAELWLPVERDRG; encoded by the coding sequence GTGCTGGAACGGCTGAACCAGGCCATGGACCACATCGAGGACCGCCTCGACGGGTCGATCGACGTGGCGGAACTGGCGCGTGGGGCGGCCACTTCGGAGTACCACCTGCGCCGGATGTTCTCCGCGCTCGCGGGAATGCCCTTGTCGGAGTACATCAGGCGCCGGCGGCTCACCGTCGCGGGTGCCGAGGTGCTCGCCGGAGCCGGCCCGCTGCTGGAGATCGCGGTGCGCTACGGCTACGGCTCGGGCGAGGCGTTCGCGCGGGCGTTCCGCGCGGTGCACGGCGTCGGGCCCGGCGAGGCCCGCCGGACCGGCGCCGCGCTCGTCTCCCAGCCCAGGTTGACCTTCCGCCTCACCGTCGAAGGGAGCAGCAGCATGCGCTATCGCGTAGTGGACCGACCGGCCTTCACCGTGGCCGGGCTCAAGGCCCGGGTGCCCTTGGTGCACCTGGGGCCGAACCAGGCGATCATCGACTTCGTGCGCGGGATCGACCCGCGGGTCCTGGAGCGTCTGGAGGACCTGTCGGACCAGGAGCCGCGCGGCATCGTCGCCGTCTGCGACGACCTGGACCCGAGCCGGGCCGAGGGCACGGAACTCGACTACTACCAGGGGGTGGTCACCTCCGCGGCCGCCCCGGAGGGGACGGCCGGGCTGTCCGTCCCGGCCGGCACGTGGGCCGTCTTCACCACGTCAGGGCCCGCACCGCAGGCGATCCAGGAACTGTGGCGGGACGTGTTCACGCAGTGGTTCCCGTCCAACCCGTACCGGACCCGGCCGGGCCCGGAGATCCTGCGTACCCGCTTCGCGGTGGACCGGGCCGAGGCCGAGGCCGAACTGTGGCTGCCGGTGGAGCGTGACCGGGGCTGA